Below is a genomic region from Paenibacillus rhizovicinus.
TAATAAAATTAGTTTACTTAGTTAGAGGAGATGTGTTATTTTATTAGCAAGAAAATGATTATGCTTGGGGGAGTTTACATGTCCGCAGAAGTTCATGCCAGTGCGTCAACGCCCGTCCGTTCCATCCTTGCTCCGCTGATCGCGATCGTGGTCGGGCTGTTCATGGTGATCTTGGATACGACGGCTGTCAATGTCGCGATTCCGGCGCTTGCAGATGATCTGCACAGCTCATTAAGTCTTATTCAATGGACGATCACGGGTTATTCGTTGGCTCAAGCCGTCGTGATTCCGATGGCGGGCTGGTTCTCGGACCGCTTCGGGGCGAAGCAGACGTTCATCGTGTCCATAATCTTATTCGTTATCGGTTCGGTCCTTTGCGCGTGCGCAGGTACGGCGGAGCAGTTAATCGCCTTCCGTATCGTGCAAGGTCTGGGCGGCGGGATGGTCATGCCGATCGCCTTCGCGATGACGTATCGGATCAGTCCTCCCGAGTCGGTGGGCAAAATTATGGGCATGATGGGGGTACCGGTCCTGCTTGCGCCGGCACTCGGCCCGGTCATATCCGGTTATTTGGTCGATTACGTCAATTGGCAATGGATCTTCCTCATCAATATTCCGGTAGGGATCGCAGGCGTGATCATGAGCGTGATGTCCTTGCCGAACCTTCCGAAAAAAGCGTCGGCGCCGCTTGATTACGCGGGAATCGCGCTTGCGCCGTTCGCCTTCGGCGGATTGTCGTACGGGTTAAGCGAAGCGGGCGAGGGATGGACTTCAGCGAGGACGATCGCCGGACTTATCGTCGGCGTCGCAGCCATGATCTTGTTCGTCGTCGTCGAGCTCCGCCGCAAGAGGGAGCCGTTGCTGGAACTTAGGGTATTCCGGTCCATGCAATTTACTCGCGGGATTATCGTGCAGTGGGTGATGCAGTTCACGATGTTCGGGCTGATCTTCGCCGTTCCCTACTTCATGCAGCGGCTGATGGGAATGAGCGCGTTCGAGGCAGGATTATGGACGTTGCCGCAGGCATTGGCTTCCGCGACCATGATGCCGTTCAGCGGACGGCTGTTCGACCGGATCGGCGCACGCCCGTTGGTTATCGGCGGGTTGATCTTGATTACGGTGGGCGCGTACTCGTTCTCGCTCATCGATCCGAGCGACAGCCCGTGGTTGTTCCTGGCTCCCCGCGCCTTGATCGGGCTCGGTACGGGCATGTCCTTTATCGCCTTGAACACGCACTTGATTCAAACCGCTCCGAAAGAGCTGGTAGGCAAGGTAACCTCGTTGACCAGCGCTGCCCAGCAGGTCTTCGGATCGTTCGCGATCGCGGGATTGACGACGCTGCTCGTCAGCCGTACGAATCATTATGCGAACCAAGGCGAGAAGCCCGTTCCGGACGCGATGTCGCACGCATTTCACAATGCCTATATATTGATCGCCATGCTTGCGGCGGCTGGCTTGCTGCTGGCCATCACGCTCAGAAGGCCGGCCAAGGAGCAGGGTGCCCAGCCGACGGTCGTCATGGACGCGGGTCATTGATGGCTGCGCTGTCCTGCTTTATTTAGATCCTGTCGGGGGTGGGTTGTCCTGCCCCTGATTTGGCGTCTTCGGAATGACTTGTTCCCAACACCTCCATTCTCCCCTGAAATTCACTCGCAACTTCCTTCGGAATTTCCCTGATCTCGATATCTCCGCCTAAGAAAAGCAACCAGTTTGTAGTTTCGGTCAATTCGTCCCGATGATGAACATTAACGAACGTTTTCAAGATAGCCGTCGTTTGAAATGGATTCGTATAGGAGATGGTCATTTTTAAGGGATGGTACTTTTTGAACTGGGCGATCGCCTTGGGACCAAGCGCGAGGACGAGATTGACGGCTTCTTCCTGCTTGCGCAGCTGTTCTTCGATTTTCTTCTTGCTTACTCTTTTCTTCTCCGGGTATGGTTTGACGTCGGTGAGATTGTCGACGGGAATAATCCGCCTTGTCCCCTCCTCTAGATCAAAGCCTTCGATTTGCCAAGAGCTTTTCTCGCGATAGAGGCGCATGAGATAGATGGGATAAGCCTTCAGTTCCCTTCCTTCTTCGACGTCTTCGACGGAAACCAATAAGTAGCGGTCTTCAAGAAGGATCTGGATGAGTCGTTCGAGCATCGGATGGGGCAGATCGGACAGATCGAGCAGATCGGGATTGTAGGGGTTGGTACCTTCGAAGAGCAGGATTTGGTTCAACAGAACAAGATCATCCTGCTGGTTTTGAGAGGTGAGGCCGAGCAATTTTTCCGCTAAAGAGTGACGGCTCTTCAGATAAGGGAGCTGCAGGTTGCGCGTGGCCATGAAGGCGATAAACAGAGCTTTAATCTCATTATCGGTAAAGCGGACCGTGGGCAGGACGGAGTTGCTCATCACGAAATAGCCCCCGTCCCTCCCGACTTCGGCGACCAGGGGCATGCCCATCGCTTCAATCTCCCTGATGTCTCGAATCGCCGTTGAACGGGAGACGTTAAACTCCTGCATGATTTCCGAAATGGTAAAATGGGCGCGATTGTTGATGTAGCGCATGATGATGTTGATCCGTTCTACTTTTTTCATCGGGTCCTCTAAACAGTATCATTTTTTGACATCATTTACCTTTATTATAAACTCATCAAGTACAAAAACAAAGGAGTCGATCAAATGAAAAAGAGATCGGCGGAGGAGGAATTGAAATGCGTACGATAACCGGCAACGACCAGATGGCGAAGATAGGATCCCGTCCTATCGGAAGGACGGCAGCTTATTGGATCGTTACCATCCTGCTCGCCTTCTCCATTGCACTAAGCGGAATCGGGCAATTGATGCGATATGGCGGCAATGTTGATTTAGTGACCGCTATTGGATTCCCGTTATACGTCACGAACATTCTCGGGACTTGGAAATTGCTTGGCGTCCTGGCGATCGTCGTACCGGGTTTTCCTCGGCTTAAGGAATGGGCGTATAGCGGGATCTTCTTTCTAATGACAGGCGCGGCCTTGTCTCATGTGTTCGCCCATGATTATGGGGATGGCGGATTCCATGTTATTCTTCCGCTGTTCTATGCCGCTCTTGGCATCGCCTCCTGGGCGCTGCGTCCGACAAGCCGCCGATTCTAACGGAAGCGAAATGAACGCCAGCCCATTCGCGACTTCGATAGACTTGCCTCGCCTCAGACACTACTATTAGGTAGAGGCAGCTTTGGAAGAGAATCATTTCCAGCACGCTAAACAGGTTCATATTTTGACATGATTCATGGTTATGATAGACCTGAGGTAAAACGATGAAACAGGAGGAATGAAGAAATGTCCACGATTGTTGATTTCAAACAGGTATCTGAGGTCGGTCTGGAATCTTCGCCGGTAGCAGGAGCGCTGGCCGGTATGCGCGCCAATGAAGCCCGTTACTTCATGAACAAATACAAGCACGAATTTACGACCGTACCGGCCGGCGAAAGCCAAGAGACGCTTGATTATGTGAATCGGGTATTGAAAGAAGAACGCGGGATTGCGTTCGCGGCTCGACCGCTGGAAACATCCCGTTTTCAAGTGGAAAATATCAAATGGGCCTTCGTCTTCTATGAGGACGGTCTGGCGGTCAACGTCCTGTATACGGTGGATGATCCTAAGAAGCGGGCCGTAGGGTTCAAGCTATCCGAGGGGATGGAGGTGCCTGCAGAGCTGGAAGAGAAGAAATTCAAATTCGCCAGGCAGAAGTCCAAACTGGCAGGGACCATCCGAGGTACGTTCTTCGTGATTAAAGGAGAATATTGAAGCAAACCGGAATCTTGTAAGGGAAAGAGACAGTTCGCGAATCCAATATAAAGAAAGTAGGGAATAACGATGGCAAACTATACGCTGGAACAAAAGAAAGGTTTTACGGTCTATGGACTTGGAACGGAACTTAAGAGCAGTTACACGGACTATGCAGGCATGAGCAGGGAGAAGTCGGAATTCTGGCAGGCCGTCGGCGAGAATGGACGATTGGATACACTGAAAGCCATGGCAGCGAATGACTACGTATTTGCCGTGAACGAAGCGGTGAATAGCAAGATGATGCACTACGCCGGCGTGATGACGGCGACCACGGCACCCGCGACAGAGGGATCCCGCGATATCCAGTTTCCAGAGGGCGAATACCTGGTCGTGAAAGGGGAGGCGAAGACGGCTGAAGAGTTGAATAATCAGGTGTCCGGCATTGCCTTCGGACAAGTTTTGCCGGAAGCGAAGGACTTCGCCTATGTCGGCGGGCCGAATGCAACGGTCGTGATGGAAGAGCGTAACGGGCTGGTCGCCGGCGAGATGTGGATTCCCGTAGTTCGGAAATAAAGCGCGGACCAGGCAGGGCAGCCGAGTAACTGGAAAAGGGATTCCCAAGAGGAATCCCTTTTCTGCCGTTTGCCGGTTCTTTCGTGCTTTATAGCGTTGACAGGTACTCGGACAATCGATCAAACGTTCCGCTGCGGCCACTTCGCTATATTCGAATTTGATCAACAGGGCGTTAGCCGTTGCGAGGACGGGTGTCCCTACATAGAAATAAGCTGATGAGCAAGGCTTATGTCATGGACGGGGATGTGTAGAGGAGATGGCACGAAACCGGAGAAAGACAAGTACGCGATTAACCGGAAGGATCGTATTTCCGGACAATCCGTCATACAATGCGGCAAGAATGGAATTCAATAGGCGTTTTTCGAAATTCCCGAGGGTTATCGTTTTTTGCAAACGGACTCAGGATGTGATTAATGCGGTCAAATGGGCTCGCGAGCGGGGCGTGCGGCTGCGGGTGCGCAGCGGGCGGCACAGCTATGAAGGCTTCTCGGCCGTGAACGGCGGCATTATTATCGACGTGAGCGAGATGAATAAGGTTAAGGTTGACCGAACCAATAGGACGGCCATCGTACAGACGGGAAATCCGCTTGCCCGCGTGTACAAGAAGCTGTGGAATAAGCGCGTGGCGCTCCCGGCCGGGACCGCGCCCGACGTGGGCGTAGCCGGACTTGCCCTGGGAGGCGGCATCGGTCTGCTTTCCCGCAAATACGGGCTGACTTGCGATAATTTGAAACAAGTCAAGATGGTCGTAGCTTCGGGGAGGTACGGGGCAAAGACGATTGTGGCCAACAAGAAGAAACATTCCGATCTGCTGTGGGCATCGCGAGGCGGAGGGGGAGGAAACTTTGGCATTGCCACGGCCTATACGTTTCGGGTCAGACCCATCTCGACGGTTTCGATCTACAGGATCGATTGGAAATTCGGCGATTTGGAGAAGGTGCTGCCGGCTTGGCAGCGCTGGGCCCCGTCTGTCACGAACCGCTTGACCTCAACCATCGAGGTGGCTGCCAAGCAAGTGGGAACCATCGTATCTACCGGGCAATTACTTGGCGGTTCAGAGGAGCTGCGCCGGCTGATCAGACCGCTCTTGCGAGCAGGCACTCCGGTCAAGGTGATGGTGAAGACCGTGCCTTTTATTGAAGCGACCAAATTCTTTGCCGAATCGGACTTGAATTTGGAACCGAAGTTCAAAATTTCCGGGGCCTACGGGTTTCGACCTTTGCCTCGTGAAGGGGTACGAATCATACGCGACTTTCTATCGAAGGCACCCAATAAGCATGCCGGCGTGTGGAGCCAAAGCTTAGGCGGAGCAGGGAGCGCCGTAAGCCGAGTGTCGCCTACTGCAACGGCCTATCCGCATCGGAAAGCCGAAACGATCTACGAATTGTCGGCCCGCTGGAGGAACGATGGAGAGCAGCGGCGGAATATTCGGTGGGTGGCCGGGTTCCGCGGCGCATTGCGTCCCTTTGTTCATGGGGATTACGTGAACTTTCCCGACTTGCAGATTAAGAACTGGCCGAAGGCGTATTATGGCGTGAACTTCGGCAGACTGAAGCAGGTGAAACGCAAGTACGATCCTCATAATGTGTTTCGTTTCGCTCAGAGTATACCGGTGGGTAAGCGAGTCGACCAATGATCGGCTCAAACCACCCTGAATGGAAAAAGGAGCTGAGATAAGCAGCTCCTTTTTCCATTTTCGCCGACCGTTTACGGTGAAAGTTGTTCGTATAGATTTCGTTGAAGGTCAGCTCGCCGCTGCCTATATCCGTTATTCCGCTTCGCCAACGACGGTAAACCGTTCATTCGCATGTTTCGGATTTTCGATTTCGTCCACCATAGCGATAGCAAAGTCGGCGTAGCTGATATAACTTTGGCCTTTGCTATTCAGAATGAGATGATCTTGTCCCAACTGGTAAGACCCCGTTCTGTTTCCTTCTGCGTCGAAGAAAGCGGCAGGGCTCATATAAGTCCATGAGATGGATGTTTCATTTTGCAGTTCCTCAAGTTGTTTGCCGGCATTGAATGCCGTTGCATAGTACAGGGTTGGAAAATCGGGCGTTTCCATCAATTTGACTGTTTTTTCTTCATCGACGAACAGGCTTCCCGCACCGCCCACGACGATTAATTTTGTATCCGGAGCATCTTGAAGCGCTTGAACCAACGATCGGCCCGCATCGATATAGAGATGCTCCTCTCCATGCGGCGCCGCATACGTGCTTACGACGACGTCGAACGGTTGAAGATCGGATGCCGTAAGCGAGAAAATGTCTTTTTCGAGCAGGTTCGCTTTCTTGTCTGCGAGCTTCGAAGCGTTTCTCACGATAGCCGTTACTTCATGTCCTCTGCTCAATGCCTCGTCTAAAATAAGACT
It encodes:
- a CDS encoding FAD-binding oxidoreductase, which translates into the protein MARNRRKTSTRLTGRIVFPDNPSYNAARMEFNRRFSKFPRVIVFCKRTQDVINAVKWARERGVRLRVRSGRHSYEGFSAVNGGIIIDVSEMNKVKVDRTNRTAIVQTGNPLARVYKKLWNKRVALPAGTAPDVGVAGLALGGGIGLLSRKYGLTCDNLKQVKMVVASGRYGAKTIVANKKKHSDLLWASRGGGGGNFGIATAYTFRVRPISTVSIYRIDWKFGDLEKVLPAWQRWAPSVTNRLTSTIEVAAKQVGTIVSTGQLLGGSEELRRLIRPLLRAGTPVKVMVKTVPFIEATKFFAESDLNLEPKFKISGAYGFRPLPREGVRIIRDFLSKAPNKHAGVWSQSLGGAGSAVSRVSPTATAYPHRKAETIYELSARWRNDGEQRRNIRWVAGFRGALRPFVHGDYVNFPDLQIKNWPKAYYGVNFGRLKQVKRKYDPHNVFRFAQSIPVGKRVDQ
- a CDS encoding phage tail protein, yielding MSTIVDFKQVSEVGLESSPVAGALAGMRANEARYFMNKYKHEFTTVPAGESQETLDYVNRVLKEERGIAFAARPLETSRFQVENIKWAFVFYEDGLAVNVLYTVDDPKKRAVGFKLSEGMEVPAELEEKKFKFARQKSKLAGTIRGTFFVIKGEY
- a CDS encoding GyrI-like domain-containing protein; the protein is MANYTLEQKKGFTVYGLGTELKSSYTDYAGMSREKSEFWQAVGENGRLDTLKAMAANDYVFAVNEAVNSKMMHYAGVMTATTAPATEGSRDIQFPEGEYLVVKGEAKTAEELNNQVSGIAFGQVLPEAKDFAYVGGPNATVVMEERNGLVAGEMWIPVVRK
- a CDS encoding NAD(P)-dependent oxidoreductase; the protein is MKIGIIGATGKAGSLILDEALSRGHEVTAIVRNASKLADKKANLLEKDIFSLTASDLQPFDVVVSTYAAPHGEEHLYIDAGRSLVQALQDAPDTKLIVVGGAGSLFVDEEKTVKLMETPDFPTLYYATAFNAGKQLEELQNETSISWTYMSPAAFFDAEGNRTGSYQLGQDHLILNSKGQSYISYADFAIAMVDEIENPKHANERFTVVGEAE
- a CDS encoding helix-turn-helix transcriptional regulator, with translation MKKVERINIIMRYINNRAHFTISEIMQEFNVSRSTAIRDIREIEAMGMPLVAEVGRDGGYFVMSNSVLPTVRFTDNEIKALFIAFMATRNLQLPYLKSRHSLAEKLLGLTSQNQQDDLVLLNQILLFEGTNPYNPDLLDLSDLPHPMLERLIQILLEDRYLLVSVEDVEEGRELKAYPIYLMRLYREKSSWQIEGFDLEEGTRRIIPVDNLTDVKPYPEKKRVSKKKIEEQLRKQEEAVNLVLALGPKAIAQFKKYHPLKMTISYTNPFQTTAILKTFVNVHHRDELTETTNWLLFLGGDIEIREIPKEVASEFQGRMEVLGTSHSEDAKSGAGQPTPDRI
- a CDS encoding DoxX family protein; this encodes MRTITGNDQMAKIGSRPIGRTAAYWIVTILLAFSIALSGIGQLMRYGGNVDLVTAIGFPLYVTNILGTWKLLGVLAIVVPGFPRLKEWAYSGIFFLMTGAALSHVFAHDYGDGGFHVILPLFYAALGIASWALRPTSRRF
- a CDS encoding DHA2 family efflux MFS transporter permease subunit gives rise to the protein MSAEVHASASTPVRSILAPLIAIVVGLFMVILDTTAVNVAIPALADDLHSSLSLIQWTITGYSLAQAVVIPMAGWFSDRFGAKQTFIVSIILFVIGSVLCACAGTAEQLIAFRIVQGLGGGMVMPIAFAMTYRISPPESVGKIMGMMGVPVLLAPALGPVISGYLVDYVNWQWIFLINIPVGIAGVIMSVMSLPNLPKKASAPLDYAGIALAPFAFGGLSYGLSEAGEGWTSARTIAGLIVGVAAMILFVVVELRRKREPLLELRVFRSMQFTRGIIVQWVMQFTMFGLIFAVPYFMQRLMGMSAFEAGLWTLPQALASATMMPFSGRLFDRIGARPLVIGGLILITVGAYSFSLIDPSDSPWLFLAPRALIGLGTGMSFIALNTHLIQTAPKELVGKVTSLTSAAQQVFGSFAIAGLTTLLVSRTNHYANQGEKPVPDAMSHAFHNAYILIAMLAAAGLLLAITLRRPAKEQGAQPTVVMDAGH